The Luteimonas galliterrae genome contains a region encoding:
- a CDS encoding SDR family oxidoreductase — translation MSTLSGKTLFITGASRGIGLAIALRAARDGANIAIAAKSAVPNPKLPGTIHEAAKAVEAAGGRALALKCDIREEDEVRAAVAAAVDAFGGIDILVNNASAIWLRGALDTPMKRFDLMQQVNSRGSFLCAQACLPHLLQAANPHILTLAPPPSLDPKWWAPHAGYTLAKMGMSFVTLGLAGEFGPQGVAVNALWPRTLIATDALNMIPGVNLANARKPEIIGDAAHAILVKPARGFAGKFLIDDEVLHEAGIADLSPYAVDPSQPLLPDMFLD, via the coding sequence ATGTCCACACTGTCCGGAAAAACGCTGTTCATCACCGGCGCATCGCGCGGCATCGGCCTGGCCATCGCCCTTCGCGCGGCACGCGACGGCGCCAACATCGCGATCGCGGCGAAATCGGCGGTGCCCAATCCCAAACTGCCGGGCACGATCCACGAAGCGGCCAAGGCGGTGGAGGCCGCGGGCGGACGCGCGCTGGCGTTGAAATGCGATATCCGCGAAGAGGACGAGGTGCGCGCCGCGGTCGCCGCCGCCGTCGATGCGTTCGGCGGCATCGACATCCTGGTCAACAACGCCAGCGCGATCTGGCTGCGCGGCGCGCTGGACACGCCGATGAAGCGCTTCGATCTGATGCAGCAAGTCAATTCGCGCGGCAGCTTCCTGTGCGCGCAGGCCTGCCTGCCGCACCTGCTGCAGGCGGCCAATCCGCATATCCTGACGCTGGCGCCGCCGCCGTCGCTGGATCCGAAATGGTGGGCGCCGCATGCCGGCTACACGCTGGCCAAGATGGGCATGAGTTTCGTCACGCTCGGCCTGGCCGGCGAGTTCGGTCCGCAAGGCGTGGCGGTGAACGCGCTATGGCCGCGCACGTTGATCGCCACCGATGCGCTCAACATGATTCCGGGCGTGAACCTGGCCAATGCGCGCAAGCCGGAGATCATCGGCGACGCCGCGCACGCGATCCTGGTCAAGCCGGCGCGCGGATTCGCGGGCAAATTCCTGATCGACGACGAAGTGCTGCACGAGGCGGGCATCGCCGATCTGTCGCCATACGCCGTCGATCCGTCGCAACCGCTGCTGCCGGATATGTTCCTGGATTGA
- a CDS encoding HIT family protein: MDCPFCAIVQGRAPASVVAETERAVAFMDFRQMLPGHVLVVPRAHVENIYALDVEDAAAVTALAARAARALRPARGVRPARIEPLAIQRRRGQPGSAAFSSARTAAALR, from the coding sequence GTGGATTGCCCGTTCTGCGCGATCGTCCAGGGCCGCGCGCCGGCCAGCGTCGTCGCGGAAACGGAACGGGCCGTGGCGTTCATGGATTTCCGGCAGATGTTGCCGGGCCATGTGCTGGTCGTGCCGCGCGCGCATGTCGAAAACATTTATGCGCTGGACGTCGAAGACGCGGCAGCGGTGACGGCGCTGGCCGCGCGGGCCGCACGCGCCCTGCGCCCTGCGCGCGGCGTTCGACCCGCCCGGATTGAACCTCTGGCAATCCAACGGCGACGCGGGCAGCCAGGAAGTGCCGCATTTTCATCTGCACGTACAGCCGCGGCGTTACGATGA
- a CDS encoding VOC family protein produces the protein MKYLHTMIRVRDLDATLKFFCDGLGLKENRRMDNEQGKYTLVFLSAPETPQAEIELTYNWGSEEDYGSARNFGHLAFRVDDIYATCERLQSMGYTINRPPRDGHMAFVRSPDLISVELLQEGHLPPKEPWASMPNTGSW, from the coding sequence ATGAAATATCTGCACACCATGATCCGCGTCCGCGACCTGGACGCCACGTTGAAATTCTTCTGCGACGGCCTGGGCCTGAAGGAGAACCGGCGCATGGACAACGAGCAGGGCAAGTACACGCTGGTGTTCCTGTCCGCGCCCGAGACGCCTCAGGCCGAGATCGAACTCACCTACAACTGGGGTTCGGAAGAGGACTACGGCAGCGCGCGCAACTTCGGCCATCTGGCGTTCCGCGTCGACGACATCTACGCCACTTGCGAGCGGTTGCAATCGATGGGCTACACCATCAACCGCCCGCCGCGCGACGGGCACATGGCCTTCGTCCGCTCGCCGGACCTGATCTCGGTCGAGTTGCTGCAGGAAGGCCACCTGCCGCCGAAAGAGCCGTGGGCGTCGATGCCCAATACGGGAAGCTGGTAG